From the genome of Spinacia oleracea cultivar Varoflay chromosome 2, BTI_SOV_V1, whole genome shotgun sequence, one region includes:
- the LOC110805726 gene encoding heat shock protein 90-6, mitochondrial gives MHRISRRSVSAILRNGGFRHRNAVAASSLSSTSPLNLNISEGEAKSECRQYSSLSSSNFRAPGLHLSQVGRRYESTAAAADSTDGGSPVEKYEYQAEVSRLMDLIVNSLYSNQEVFLRELVSNASDALDKLRFLSVTQPELSKDSAELDIRVQADKDNGIITITDTGIGMTREELVDCLGTIAQSGTAKFLKALKDSKEAGDNNLIGQFGVGFYSAFLVSDKVAVATKSPKSDKQYVWEGEANASTYTIREETDPERLLPRGTRITLHLKGDAKQFAHPERVQKLLKNYSQFVSFPIYTWEEKGFTKEVEVEEDPAEAKKDDEEVQTKEKKTKKVIEKYWDWERINETKPLWLRNPKEVATEEYNEFYRNTFNEYLDPLASTHFTTEGEIEFRSVLYVPTMPPNGQDDLMNSKTKNIRLYVKRVFISDDFDGELFPRYMGFIRGVVDSSDLPLNVSREILQESRIVRMMRKRLLKKAFDMIRGISMSENKDDYEKFWETYGKHLKLGCIEDVDNHKHIAPLLRFFSSQSDEEMISLDEYVENMKPDQKDIYFIASDSVTHAKNTPFIEKLLEKDLEVLFLVDPIDEVAIQNLKAYKEKKFVDISKEGLDLGAENENETEVKQEFGKTCDWIKRRLGDKVASVQVSNRLSSSPCVLATGQFGFSANMERLMKARQSSSGTLDFMKGRRVLEINPDHLVIKSLHAAYKSGAESEEIFRAVDLLYDAALLSSGYTPDNPAEFSGKIYEMMATSLSDKLATLDAQQPLDQQPLNPEIVEAEIVEPVEAGNQK, from the exons ATGCACAGGATTTCACGGCGCTCAGTCTCTGCGATTCTGCGCAACGGTGGTTTCCGCCACCGGAATGCGGTCGCcgcttcttctctctcctcaacttcTCCCTTAAACCTAAACATTTCT GAGGGTGAGGCAAAATCGGAGTGTAGACAATACTCATCGTTGAGTTCGAGTAACTTCCGTGCTCCTGGCTTGCATTTAAGTCAAGTAGGTCGTCGCTATGAGTCCACGGCTGCGGCTGCTGACTCAACTGATGGTGGTTCTCCTGTTGAGAAGTATGAGTATCAGGCAGAGGTTAGCAGACTCATGGATCTTATTGTAAACAGCCTCTACAGTAACCAGGAGGTTTTCTTGAGAGAGCTAGTCAG CAATGCAAGTGATGCTCTAGACAAGCTTCGGTTTCTTAGTGTTACCCAACCAGAGCTTTCGAAGGACTCAGCTGAGCTTGATATTCGCGTCCAAGCTGACAAAGATAATGGGATTATCACAATAAC TGATACTGGGATTGGTATGACACGTGAGGAACTTGTAGATTGTCTTGGAACTATTGCACAAAGTGGAACAGCTAAGTTTCTTAAGGCATTGAAG GATAGCAAAGAAGCTGGAGACAACAATCTCATCGGTCAATTTGGTGTTGGGTTTTATTCGGCATTTTTAGTGTCTGATAAG GTGGCTGTTGCAACAAAGAGTCCTAAGTCTGACAAACAGTATGTGTGGGAGGGGGAAGCTAATGCCAGCACCTATACAATTAGAGAGGAGACAGATCCGGAAAGGCTGTTGCCTAGAGGAACCCGCATAACACTTCATCTGAAG GGTGATGCCAAACAATTTGCACATCCAGAGAGAGTCCAGAAACTTCTTAAAAATTACTCGCAATTTGTTTCGTTTCCGATATACACATGGGAGGAGAAGGGATTTACAAAGGAG GTTGAGGTGGAGGAAGATCCTGCTGAAGCTAAAAAGGATGATGAAGAAGTGCAAACTAAG GAAAAGAAAACCAAAAAGGTGATTGAGAAGTACTGGGATTGGGAGCGCATAAATGAGACTAAACCACTATGG CTCCGGAATCCGAAGGAAGTTGCAACGGAGGAGTACAATGAGTTTTACCGAAATACCTTCAATGAGTATTTAGATCCTCTAGCATCAACACACTTCACAACAGAG GGTGAGATCGAATTCAGATCTGTCTTGTATGTTCCAACGATGCCGCCTAACGGACAAGACGATTTAATGAATTCTAAGACCAAAAATATAAGGCTTTATGTTAAACGGGTCTTCATTTCAGATGACTTTGATGGTGAATTG TTCCCTCGATATATGGGCTTTATAAGAGGCGTTGTGGATTCGAGTGACCTTCCCCTCAATGTTTCTCGAGAGATTCTTCAAGAGAGCCGAATA GTGAGAATGATGAGAAAAAGATTGCTTAAGAAGGCCTTTGACATGATCCGTGGCATATCAATGAGTGAGAACAAAGAT GATTATGAGAAGTTCTGGGAGACCTATGGAAAACACCTAAAATTAGGTTGCATTGAAGATGTGGATAATCACAAACATATTGCACCACTGCTACGGTTCTTCTCTTCTCAAAGTGACGAGGAGATGATAAGCCTGGATGAATACGTCGAAAACATGAAACCTGACCAGAAGGATATCTACTTCATCGCTTCTGACAGTGTAACACATGCAAAAAATACACCATTCATTGAGAAGCTTTTGGAAAAAGATCTTGAA GTGCTCTTCTTAGTTGATCCCATTGATGAGGTTGCCATTCAGAATCTAAAGGCTTACAAGGAGAAGAAATTTGTGGACATTAGCAAGGAAGGCTTAGACTTGG GAGCGGAAAATGAGAATGAAACAGAGGTGAaacaagaatttggaaaaactTGTGACTGGATAAAAAGACGATTGGGTGATAAAGTTGCTAGCGTCCAAGTTTCTAATCGTTTGAGCTCTTCACCATGTGTTCTTGCAACTGGGCAATTTGGTTTTTCAGCTAATATGGAGAG GCTGATGAAGGCACGGCAGAGTAGTAGTGGTACTTTGGACTTCATGAAAGGCAGAAGAGTGCTTGAGATTAATCCTGATCATCTTGTTATCAAAAGTTTGCAT GCTGCTTACAAGAGTGGTGCCGAGAGTGAAGAAATTTTTAGAGCAGTTGACCTATTATATGATGCTGCACTGCTCTCCAGCGGTTACACT
- the LOC110805739 gene encoding pentatricopeptide repeat-containing protein At1g43980, mitochondrial, with translation MYPLVKQILCIPRTLTFYSSLIEYCLSLKKSVNYTKIVHGQLIKVGFNSHTFFGNRCLELYTRSGSVDDILKAFDDIKIKNTISWNVCLKGLLNCGRGDMGQVLFQKMPERDVVSWNSMISWYASCERSDCVWERFREMLYVGVKPSGYTYSIVVSLVFDDVLLGKELHGQMIRSGLIRSNVVLGNSLIHMYGKVGLIGYAVGVFMSMEYLDLISWNSLIIGFCKAGFGELGLDQVSSMRYFGYLPDEFTCSAVITCCTNLKNLEKGKQVFAFCIKVGFLCNSIISSAIIDLFSKCNRLEHSIQLFKELGRLDSAVCNAMISSYMSHDIGESAIQLLILMLRKDIRPTEFTLSSILASICGMQVVVQGTQIHSLVVKTGFDIDCIVCSSLIQMYATLGLIDYAIRIFASMTSPDLISWNTMIMGLTLNGKLLNAVDTFKELHRKGPLPDQISLTGVLRSCSYGGFVDEGIVIFSKMEEYYGVRPCYEHYACLVELLCQGGRLYEAMEITEMLPYEPSSTIWESLLQACTFHGDVRLAAKVAVRLMELEPQLSLPYVVMGRVYEMRGQWEDAVRVKKAMNRKVVKNVVGCSWIEIKNHVYSFTGEQLQQHTGRDIYSILRLMTWEKGETLVEVNPADIDAIAHNKYV, from the coding sequence ATGTACCCTTTGGTAAAGCAAATACTTTGCATTCCCAGAACACTGACTTTTTACTCTAGCTTAATTGAATATTGCCTCTCACTGAAGAAGTCTGTGAATTACACCAAAATAGTACATGGGCAATTGATAAAAGTTGGGTTTAATTCTCACACATTTTTTGGTAATCGTTGCCTTGAACTTTATACTCGGAGTGGGTCCGTTGATGACATTCTTAAAGCATTTGATGACATAAAAATTAAGAATACTATATCATGGAATGTTTGCTTGAAAGGGTTGTTGAATTGTGGACGCGGGGATATGGGTCAAGTTTTGTTTCAAAAGATGCCTGAACGAGATGTTGTTAGTTGGAATTCTATGATTTCGTGGTACGCCTCGTGTGAACGTAGTGATTGTGTGTGGGAGAGATTCCGGGAAATGTTGTATGTGGGAGTGAAGCCAAGTGGGTATACTTACTCAATTGTTGTGTCTTTGGTGTTTGATGATGTCCTCTTGGGCAAGGAGCTTCATGGTCAGATGATTAGGAGTGGTTTAATCAGGTCGAACGTGGTTCTAGGGAATTCTTTAATCCATATGTATGGTAAGGTGGGTCTAATTGGCTATGCCGTTGGTGTGTTTATGAGTATGGAATATTTGGACTTGATCTCTTGGAATTCATTGATCATTGGATTTTGTAAAGCTGGGTTTGGTGAATTAGGACTTGATCAGGTTTCTTCGATGAGATACTTTGGGTATTTACCCGATGAGTTCACATGTTCTGCAGTTATCACTTGCTGTACGAATTTGAAAAACCTGGAAAAGGGTAAGCAAGTTTTTGCCTTCTGTATCAAGGTTGGCTTTCTTTGCAATTCCATTATCTCGAGTGCCATTATTGACCTCTTCTCGAAATGCAACAGATTGGAGCATTCAATTCAGCTCTTCAAAGAACTTGGAAGACTCGATTCTGCAGTTTGCAATGCTATGATTTCAAGCTATATGTCTCATGACATTGGTGAGAGTGCTATTCAACTGCTCATACTAATGCTGAGGAAAGATATTAGGCCTACAGAATTTACCCTTAGCAGTATTCTGGCCTCCATTTGTGGGATGCAAGTGGTGGTGCAAGGAACTCAAATTCATTCTTTGGTGGTTAAGACAGGTTTTGATATTGATTGTATTGTTTGTAGCTCACTTATTCAAATGTATGCAACACTTGGGTTAATCGATTATGCAATAAGAATTTTTGCAAGCATGACCTCGCCAGATCTGATATCTTGGAATACCATGATTATGGGTTTGACTCTGAATGGGAAATTACTTAATGCTGTAGACACTTTTAAAGAACTACATAGAAAAGGTCCACTGCCAGATCAAATATCACTAACAGGAGTTCTACGATCTTGTAGCTATGGAGGTTTTGTTGATGAAGGAATtgttatattttcgaaaatggaGGAATATTATGGTGTTAGACCCTGCTATGAGCATTATGCTTGCCTTGTAGAACTCTTGTGTCAAGGTGGTAGGCTCTATGAAGCAATGGAAATTACTGAAATGCTGCCTTATGAACCAAGTTCGACGATTTGGGAATCTTTACTTCAGGCATGCACATTTCATGGAGATGTGAGGCTTGCTGCGAAAGTAGCAGTGAGACTGATGGAGTTGGAGCCGCAGTTATCTCTACCTTACGTGGTAATGGGTCGTGTCTATGAGATGAGGGGCCAATGGGAGGATGCAGTTCGGGTGAAGAAAGCCATGAATAGGAAAGTAGTGAAGAATGTTGTTGGATGTAGTTGGATCGAGATAAAAAATCATGTATACAGCTTTACAGGAGAACAGCTGCAACAACATACAGGCAGAGATATTTACTCCATTCTCAGATTAATGACTTGGGAAAAGGGTGAAACCCTCGTGGAAGTTAATCCGGCAGATATTGATGCTATTGCACATAATAAATATGTCTAA
- the LOC110805730 gene encoding pentatricopeptide repeat-containing protein At1g63150 produces the protein MTKMVKLFQTPSPFHLLKIYSLLGSFHFNRFSSKSGLSSLKSSLSSLQISNDTLVSRVCEILSDHQWRRSSELFRLSPNLTPHLMERIIRTHMDVGSLLQFFYWVSKRPSYEHDFNCYFSMLDRLIVDHRCHDDAQHLIVTSVRVCKNGEELKWVMEFLVDIRRRGFKISMYSYNTLLIALGKFDMVGAAYNVYTEMLSSGISPSVFTLNTLINMFCKKGKVEKGELFLSKIYQYGMCPDVFTYTSLILGHCRNRDVGKAFGVFNWMLKKGCQPDSVTYNTLINGLCDDGKLDEGLRLLGEMVEKGIAPTVNTFTVPIVKLCEYGQVEKASRLVGAMSKRGCHPNVHTYTALISGLSRTGSLDVAIGLYNKMMKDGVAPNTATCNALIQELCEGGRIEQALRIFGWMEVRRCYPSTTTCNTLIRELCEDGRIEQAVRIFDWMEAHGCLRNSRTYNEMISGLCLRGTLQEAMVLFGDMTRDGPSPTVETYNILIYGYIMQKNLDNAVRLFDLMRESGCGPDEYTYNEMILGFCKGGKLELASSLFHEMYGRGLRPNEYTFTILIDGHCKAGNIDGAQELLGKMEEFGCSPTTETFNAIISGLAKDNRFADAENMCSRLSEYGLLPNVVTYTSLLDGLCQHGGTNLAFKVIHEMEKNNCQPNLRTYSVLIYRLCQEGKVDCAEGLFEEMQKKGISPDVVAFTSLIDGFVMIDRLERAFCLLRKMLSLSCQPNFRTFCVLLKGLQKECQLIMNKAAVQNDVSYGFPSDAKDIGSDLVSQLLVRLSEIDGEPTVSTYSTLISGLYREGKYDVAEQLVKNMQEKQLPLNNDIFNLLLLIYCRSSRVEPALGILKSLSSSEFEPPLSTYGLLMSMLCKLNQEDEAVSLFKNILEKKWNTDEVVWSVLVNGLLKEGQVGPCVKLLQVLQSSKQTVSRYTIKFLAEEISKVDGSFETNLLVDELLGTRNSFPG, from the coding sequence ATGACTAAAATGGTAAAGCTCTTCCAAACCCCATCTCCATTTCATCTTCTTAAGATTTATTCTTTGTTGGGTTCTTTTCATTTCAATAGATTCTCATCAAAATCTGGTCTTTCCTCCCTCAAATCTTCTCTTTCTTCATTGCAAATTTCCAATGATACTTTAGTTTCTAGAGTTTGTGAGATTTTATCCGACCATCAATGGAGACGGAGCTCCGAATTGTTTCGGTTGAGCCCCAATTTAACGCCCCATCTTATGGAACGAATTATCCGTACCCACATGGATGTTGGATCACTTTTGCAGTTCTTTTACTGGGTTTCTAAGAGACCCTCTTATGAACATgattttaattgttatttttctATGTTAGATAGACTTATTGTGGATCATCGTTGCCACGACGATGCCCAGCATTTGATTGTTACGAGTGTTAGAGTTTGTAAGAATGGGGAAGAATTGAAATGGGTTATGGAATTTTTGGTTGATATTAGAAGAAGAGGTTTCAAGATTAGTATGTATAGTTACAATACCTTATTGATTGCATTGGGTAAGTTCGACATGGTCGGAGCTGCCTATAATGTGTATACCGAGATGCTGTCTAGTGGGATTAGCCCTAGTGTTTTCACATTGAATACTTTGATCAATATGTTCTGTAAGAAGGGGAAGGTTGAGAAGGGCGAGCTATTTTTAAGTAAGATTTATCAGTATGGAATGTGTCCTGATGTTTTTACATATACATCTTTGATTCTTGGGCATTGTAGAAACCGTGATGTAGGCAAGGCATTTGGGGTGTTCAATTGGATGTTGAAGAAGGGTTGTCAACCAGACTCGGTTACCTATAATACTCTCATCAATGGGCTCTGTGATGATGGCAAGTTGGATGAGGGTTTGAGGTTACTTGGGGAAATGGTTGAGAAAGGAATTGCACCTACAGTTAATACTTTCACCGTTCCAATTGTCAAACTTTGTGAGTATGGTCAGGTTGAGAAAGCTTCCAGACTTGTGGGGGCCATGTCGAAAAGAGGCTGTCATCCTAATGTTCATACGTACACAGCCCTTATTAGTGGGTTGTCTCGTACAGGGAGTCTGGATGTTGCTATTGGATTATACAACAAAATGATGAAAGATGGTGTTGCTCCAAATACTGCTACATGTAATGCTTTGATCCAGGAATTGTGTGAGGGGGGACGGATTGAACAAGCTTTGAGGATTTTTGGCTGGATGGAAGTCCGTAGGTGTTATCCAAGTACTACTACCTGTAACACATTGATCCGTGAATTGTGTGAGGACGGAAGGATTGAACAAGCTGTGAGGATTTTTGACTGGATGGAAGCCCATGGCTGCCTACGAAATTCTCGTACCTACAATGAAATGATAAGTGGGCTATGTTTAAGAGGTACTTTGCAAGAAGCTATGGTGCTTTTTGGTGATATGACTAGGGATGGTCCTTCACCTACTGTGGAAACATACAATATTCTGATTTATGGTTACATAATGCAAAAGAATCTTGACAATGCTGTGAGATTGTTTGATTTGATGAGGGAGAGTGGATGTGGCCCTGATGAATACACTTACAATGAAATGATACTTGGGTTCTGCAAAGGAGGAAAGTTGGAGCTAGCATCTTCTCTGTTCCATGAAATGTATGGACGAGGTTTGCGTCCAAATGAATATACCTTCACCATTCTCATTGATGGTCATTGCAAGGCAGGAAACATTGATGGAGCACAAGAATTACTTGGTAAGATGGAGGAGTTTGGTTGTTCTCCTACAACTGAGACCTTTAATGCCATTATAAGTGGATTAGCAAAAGACAATAGATTTGCAGATGCAGAGAATATGTGCAGCAGGTTGTCTGAGTATGGATTGTTGCCTAATGTTGTCACCTACACATCACTGTTGGATGGTCTTTGTCAACATGGTGGGACAAATCTTGCATTCAAGGTGATTCATGAGATGGAAAAGAATAACTGCCAACCAAATTTGCGTACTTACAGTGTACTCATATATAGGTTGTGTCAAGAAGGAAAAGTTGATTGTGCAGAAGGTTTGTTTGAAGAAATGCAAAAGAAAGGGATATCCCCTGATGTGGTGGCATTTACCTCTCTTATTGATGGTTTTGTAATGATTGATAGGCTAGAACGTGCCTTTTGCCTTCTCCGCAAGATGTTAAGCTTGAGCTGCCAACCTAATTTTCGCACTTTCTGTGTGCTGCTCAAAGGTTTGCAGAAAGAATGTCAGTTGATCATGAACAAGGCTGCAGTCCAGAATGATGTCTCCTATGGATTCCCTTCTGATGCTAAGGACATTGGATCTGATTTGGTCAGCCAACTATTAGTCAGACTTTCAGAAATTGACGGTGAACCCACAGTTAGTACATACAGTACTCTAATCAGTGGTTTATACAGAGAAGGAAAATACGACGTGGCAGAACAATTGGTAAAAAACATGCAAGAGAAACAATTGCCTCTGAACAATGACATCTTTAATTTGCTATTGCTAATTTATTGTAGAAGCTCAAGAGTGGAACCTGCTCTGGGTATCTTGAAATCATTGTCAAGTAGTGAGTTTGAACCCCCATTATCTACTTATGGATTGCTTATGTCTATGTTGTGCAAGTTGAATCAGGAGGATGAAGCTGTGTCTCTGTTTAAGAACATTCTTGAGAAAAAATGGAACACTGATGAGGTTGTTTGGAGTGTGTTGGTTAATGGATTATTGAAGGAAGGACAAGTGGGTCCATGTGTAAAGCTCCTTCAAGTCCTTCAGTCCAGTAAACAGACCGTCAGCCGATACACTATCAAGTTTTTGGCTGAAGAAATATCAAAAGTGGATGGGTCTTTTGAAACTAATCTACTTGTTGACGAACTGTTAGGCACTAGGAATAGTTTTCCTGGTTGA